The sequence AAACGTTGGCGAAGGCATGGAATCATGGGACTATCGATGGACAAATTTTGGAGTTTTCACACCGAAAGGGTGCGATTGTGGGTCATCACGTCAACTCACTGCAACTAATCGAAATTTGTCACGAAGAAGGAAGAGCCTTTCACAGAAGTTATGGTGTAACCTTCACACCCATTTCTTGGAAGAGATTGGTATCTTTCCCAAGACATCTTTGATtgggatttttaattttttgtagtTGCAGCatagtgtgtatatatatatatatagagagagagagagagagagagagagagagagagagagcttagcCTTCCTAAATCCTAACAGGAAGAAGGCACAGATCACCTAAAAGCCCAATTCTTTGTTCCAGTGATCTACCTACAAACAGAGAGATATGGATAAAGCTATCCATAGACAGAAAGTTTTGCTCAACCACCTTcgcccttcttcttcatctcagAGCAGTGAATCTGCTCTATCTGTAAGTGTTTCTTATGTTAATTAATATTCTAGTGATGGGTTATGTGTTTCTCTTTCATTTACTTGTTCCTTCTAATAGAAAAATTTGTCTATTGGGCTGCAACTGAAGTTTGATTTTATGTTGAGATGTCGGTGTATGATCATTGTTGAAATGGGTGGAATCTGTTCTTAGTTAGTTGTTTGATTGGGTTTTCTATTTCTTATGTTAATTAATTTTCTAGTGATGggttttctgtttctctttgATTTACTTGTTCATTCTAATAGGATTTGTCTATTGGGCTGCAactaaaatttgaatttatgtTGGGATGTCGGTGTTTGATCATTGTTAATAGATGGGTTTTGTTGAAATGGGTGGAATCTGTTGCTAGTTAGTGATTTGATTGGTAGAATATATTTCACTTTCCTGAATTTCTTCTGATGTTTTCTTGACTAGGCTTCTGTTTGCTTGGCCGGGGATAGTGCAGCGTATCAAAGGAATGCTGCATTTGGGGATGATATTGTGATTGTGGCGTAAGTTAATTAaacttttgaaatcccattttttCTTGTTATCTTGTGTCATTTTGTGATAATTGgaataaattttctttcttttgtgttCTTTTGGCTGCTTTGCTGTCGACAGTGCATACAGAACTCCATTATGCAAGTCGAAGAAGGGTGGTTTCAAGGATACCCCTGCTGATGATTTACTAGCAGTTGTTCTTAGGGTATCTACATGTTTCAGATTATTCTTAGCTAAGACTTGAAAATTTTGGTTAATGAACTCCAAAGCAccagtattttttttcattctcattAGTCCATTCTCTTTGCTTGCTGTAGGCAGTGATAGAGAAGACAAATTTGAACCCTAGTGAAGTTGGAGACATCATTGTTGGTACTGTGTTGGCACCAGGCTCCCTCAGAGCAATTGAATGCAGGATGGCAGCTTTCTATGCTGGATTTCCTGGTATTTATCTTAGGATACTTACTTGCTGAATCTTGATTTAATCTCTTAACcgtaatcatcatcatcattatacCTCTCATTCTTGACGTCTGTGCAGATACCGTTCCTATCAGGACCGTGAATAGGCAGTGTTCATCTGGGCTTCAGGCAATTGCTGATGTTGCTGCTGCCATTAAATCTGGATTCTATGATATTGGTAAAGAGCATGTGAAAACTTGTTAGTTGTAACTATTGCGTCAATCGTGAAATCATTGGAttatccttcttttttattattatttatttattttgttacttcTGATTTCAGGAATTGGAGCTGGAGTGGAGTCCATGACAACCAATTCAATGGCTTGGGAAGGTGCAGTTAATCCAAGAGTATATTCTCACTCTAAACTTTTCTGTTACATATTAATTTGTGCTCAGGGGAGTTTATACATGGTCGCTTTGTTGACAAATTGTATTCCTTGATACTCTTAGGCGGAGTTGTTTGCAAAGGCCCGTGATTGTCTTCTTCCCATGGGTATGACCTCTGAAATTGTTTCAGAACGTTATGGTATAACACGGCAGGAGCAAGACCAAGCAGCTGTGAGTTCTGTACCTCTGTTATTAGGGTGTGACATTCCCCTCTGGTCATTTTGTTTTAACGATCTAATTCCTTGAGACATGCATGGTTAGGTTGACTCTCATAGGAAAgctgctgctgcaactgctgcTGGTAAATTCAAAGATGAAATCATTCCAGTGGCCACCAAGGTAAAATTTATTCTATTCCTATTCTagtcattttctttattttctatttatgaagACATGTGGTTCTCACTTTGGAACTGGTAATTGATGTTCCATTAACAAAGATTGTGGATCCTAAAACGGGAGAGGAAAAAGCTGTTACAATTTCTGTTGATGATGGAATTCGACCAGACACAACCCTTGCAGTACTGTCGAAAATCAAGCCTGCATTTAAAAAGGATGGGTACACCACTGGTGGTATAAAATTATacctttcactttttttttttttttaccaatatgCTTATTAGTTGATCCCCTGCACTTCCCTTGTAATTTACTCTGGTCTATGCATCATTAGGCAATGCTAGCCAGGTGACTGATGGAGCTGGAGCAGTTCTCCTCATGAAGAGAAGTCTCGCAATGCAGAAAGGACTTCCCATTCTTGGTGTATTCAGGTTTGTGCCCACTCTTTAAAGACTCTCCCTAACCCATGTTCTGAGCTAGAGAGTTTTATTTATAGCCCTACACTTCTTCAATCCAATGGCCTTTATTGTCCATTTCGGCTGCATTCTCTTCTATTGCCTTTCATAAATCTTCAGCAATCTGATATCTTTACAAATACAAATAGCCCACTCTTTAAAGACTCTCCCTAACCCCTGAATTGATGCACCTTATTCGGAGCTAGTGAGTTTTATTTATAGCCCTACACTTATTCAGTCTGATTGCTTTAAGTGCTTGCCACCATATGCCATAATGTTATTTATAATCTGGTCTGCCTTTTGCAATAAATTGTGTCTCGCCACAAAAAGAATGGGATTGGCAtgtgaaggaaaaaagaaattgaaagttCATTACCCAGCTTATGACATTCTTTGCCAATTCATGCAGGAGTTTTTCTGCTGTTGGAGTGGACCCAGCCGTCATGGGCATTGGTCCAGCTGTTGCAATTCCAGCTGCAGTGAAGTCTGCTGGCCTTGAAATTGATGATATTGATCTTTATGAGATAAATGAGGTAATGGATGACAGTATGATCATTTCTAACTTCATCCGTTGTCATTCTTATATTTAATGCTTATAACTTCTTGTGCAGGCATTTGCCTCCCAGTATGTTTACAGTTGTAAGAAACTACAGCTTGATCCAGAGAAAGTTAATGTTAATGGAGGTGCAATGGCTATTGGGCATCCTTTGGGTGCAACAGGTATATAAAATAGTGCatttaatagcaaaaaaaattaaaagaaattgggaaaacaccatttttgtctgatttttagAATATTTAGTTTTATTTCTTACATGAATGTTATCCTCGGATGAAGGTGTAGTTGTCAGTCTCTTATTTTGGCTTACTTTCTGGGGATAtgctgtatatatatatatatatatatatatagttagttagttagtcccCTAGGAGAAATGATCTCAGgacctcttaattttgaggtgcTGGTCTTTACCGAgcaatccccccccccttggGGTAATAATATACATAAGTTGTGttccaatcattttttttttttttgggggaggagaggggggggggaggggggcgggggcggggggcTATGAATTGTCCTCTTGATATTCTTgatcttgaaaattttcatcaatTATAAGTGCCACCAGTCTCAAATTATACAACATTCCTGATCTCTGCAATTTTGGGTTTATTAGCTTGGAGTTGTAGATTGTTTTGTtttacaaaatcagaatcttCTGTTGCATTTCTAGATAATATCTCAGTTTGCGGCATATTGTATGCTTAGAAGGTCTTGCTTTTTTGTTTCCTCCACAGCTCTTTCAATACCTTAAAGAGCTTGCGGCATATTGTATGCTTAGAAGGTCTTGTGCTTCCTCATTTTGCAATCAGGGAACTGCCTATATTTTCATCTAATTGATTACTTGCAATCGACTTATACATTGCATAATTATATCCACTTGACTTAAAAACAGTACCTTGGTATGGTATAAATAAGATCTCAGATGCAGCAAAACCTTGGTATTACTTCAGAATGATTTCACTTGCATTTGGATTTGTATATTTGGACATTAGCAATTTAGACGAGGTAGGTCAAAGAGTCAGCGGCGTTTGAGGTGTGAATACAAATGTAGTGAGAAAGCGAGTCCCTGGAGATTTTAGACATTTAGGAATCAAAATGAAGTTGGTTTTCTTCTCATCACTGTTCTCTAGGCAGAGCTGGTTAAAAATTTGGTGCATGAATTTGATGTTACTAGTTCTAATCAGCAAAAATTAAGGATGACATTCCTTTCTTTTATCGGTTAATATCATTATGATAAACCGTTTATCTTCTGTCTCAGGGGCACGTTGTGTGGGTACCCTCTTGCATGAGATGAAGCGTCAGGGCAAAGACTGCCGCTTTGGAGTCGTGTCTATGTGCATTGGTGGGTTGCTAGCCTCTTCCATCCACAAATGCTGGACATGTTTCTGATgttcatatttcttttcttgttttcaaaTAAACTTACCTGACTGCCTAGTTTTGACGACTGCAGGCACAGGAATGGGGGCTGCAGCGGTCTTTGAAAGAGGAGACGGTGTTGATGGCCTCTCCAACGTTCGAAAAGTTTTGACTCAAAATTTCCTGTCCAGAGATGCTCGATAGATTTTGGTCCATTCAGAGTTGTTTGCGAGGGCGTTAGTATGACAACCTCTTGGTGTCTTGGAAATGCTAATAGAGCAGTGTAATAAGGTGCCATTAATTAGGACCCAATTTTTTAGATTTATGGAATCTTAATGTATCTTGATACTAGATCAAATGTTATTCAAGTGAAGAGTGAAAGgccttttcattttttgaatccAATGGTGTAGTCTACTGCATACTTATAAACCTCAAATTGAAGAGAGATGAATCtaattgaaaatgaaaacttgTTCAGAAGGGTATTTTCATGGCTCACATAAGAAAGCTTAAGCTTTTCTCAATCACCGCCACCCAATGTCGAGGCACGCCGGATCAGCAGCTCAGGCAGAACCAGCATTTTGACACCAAGTTGACATGGTCACCTCCATGGCTCCACCATCCAATTTATCTTTCAATTCAAAATTTATTACCTCTGTTGCCATATCAGTTCAATCAATTCAATCCAAGCTCAAGCATAGGCATTCATAAATTGACAAACTCTCCCGTTGAAAGTGATGGAAAAATGAAATTCTACCTATTGTTGGACACATTGTGGAACCCAAAATCCCATCTAGAGGATAGCTAATTCGTGTTCAGTCCCTGCCAAACTAATTCTGTAGCTCTTCCCCACCCTCTAAGAGCTTCAAATTTCATCCTGAAATACCTAAATGTGACCATCCAATGAGAAGAAGACAAATGTATTGACCATAGGTGGCCACCTCGGCCAATCGCAGGCAATTTTCTTCGTCGACAATGTCTTCTCGTTTTCTCCAAGCGAGACTGCTCACCTCCACCAACCTAGTTGATCGAGAAGGATCATCCCCATCGACCATGTGTCTTGACTATGGACTTTACCATAGTTCCCAAAAGTCATTGTGATTGGGTTAACCATTATGGGATCATTCACATCAGAAGGGATAGGGGATCAACCCTCCAATAACCGTCTCATCCACGTGTGTAGAGACAAGGACCCGTCCTCCAATGACCATGAAGACCAACTGCTATCAGAGGGGAAAGTGGCTCAGATCCTCGGTAATGACAATTCAGACAACTCTAAGTTCTacataattttctttcttccccaATGTGAACTTTGttactgacttaagcatcgaAGCCTCCCCACTAAAGCACCCCTCGGTCTTCATCCACTTATCATTCATGTGCAGGCCAAGCCGTGGGAGAATCTACAGCAACAGCTCCATTCAAGGCTTTATGCTACAACATAATGTACTTGGCAATTTTGGCCTAAACTTGACATATGGGCCTAGGAACTTGGGCCTATTAGTCCACACAACTCAGGTCGCACATGATgtgccatgtggcaaatattAAGGTAGAAAAGGAATGCCAGTACAGGCGAATCTGGCATCTCAATTGCCAATATCTGGTGAAGTATGACCAAGTTTTCCTAATCATTGGATCGGCAATACCTGATTGATCCAGATCAATTGCCCGTATGgttttcaagggtaaaatagtaaaaaaatatatacttttttttattgaaaagtaAGGGAAAAAGTGACCAATACACACCGATCCTTACCATACCAATCCATATTGTATCCGTATTTCGTACTGAAAAAataagttgtttttttttttttttttttttttaaatattatttgacttttttatttttgttcacaaaaatgattgggaaaattacatgattacccacttttgggtttccctttacaaaattacccacaaaaagttttggtcaacaaaaatacccaaaattaggtttgggtttacaaaactacacaaaacagtgattctccttcatctgcctatttgttttgtcatttttaacCCTGGCCAAGGAAGTagaacggcctgatggaggcctaggttcagcacggctttacggaggcagaggtggagcacgccctgatggaggccaaggtggaagcacggcctgatttaggccgaggtggagcacggcctatgGAGTCCTAGGTTCAGCACGACTTTAcggaggcagaggtggagcgcAAGTtcaacctcggcctccatcaggccgcgctatcacctcggcttccatcaggccgggcatccacctcggcctccataagGCCGTGTTACAACcttggccaggggtaaaaatgacaaaacaaataggcagatgaaggagaatcactgttttgggtagttttgtaaagggaaaataacatgattacccacttttgggtttccattTACAAAATTgtccacaaaaagttttggtcaacaaaaatacctaaaattaggtttgggtttacaaaactacctgATGCGGAAAAATTTGACCTGACTATCtctcctgcagttcctggtgctttggccgacctgcacagaagagatgacaaggagagccgggctgacccaacgggggactcttcgatgcctaagttagacctttccacaccagatgctcaagagagctttacaGTATAAGAAGTGAGTAATCCATcctttgtgatggaggcttaccttggtatttataggctgctaatggagggcaagtgggagacgattgtcaAGAGTCCtgcttaggcgtggagtcctcaaggggagtggctctgtgattctggaaatattcccctcttaactaggaaagatcaaccgtgtgacgtcatgatgacgtgtagtgaaTAGAGTCATGTCCTCCGGAATAGGgactacgttccttgaatgtaggggtggacgaaaacaagtttctggaatccttgttgttgacgtcgggccgaggtggcaactcGTCCAgacggaggccgaggtagcagcacggcccgatggatgccgaggcaaaAGTGCGAcgtgatggatgccgaggtggagcactgcatgatggaggccgaggaaTCAGCACGGCCtatggaggccgaggcagtagcacgacctgattgaggccgaggtggcagcacggcctgattgagacAGAgttgacagcacggcctgatggatgtcgaggcagtagcacggcatgattgagaccgaggtgacagcatggctggatggatgccgaggcagtagcacggcttgatgaggcagaggaggtagcatggcctgatggatgccgagatgacagcacgacctgatggatgccgaggcagtagcaaggcatgattgaggccgaggcagtagcacggcataaTTGAGGCCGAGGAAGTAGCACGACTTGATGAGGCCGAAGCAGTAGCATGGCCTATGAAgaccgaggtgatagcacggcgtgatggaggccgaggtgacagcaagacatgatggaggccaaggcagaagcacggcctgatggagaccgaggtgactgcacggcctgttggatgccgagacagtagcacggcctgatgtaggccgagaggcagcacggcctgatggaggccgaggttgagcacggcctgatggatgccgaggtagtagcacgacatgattgatgccgaggcagtagcacggcatgattgatgCCGAGGCAgaagcacggcatgattgatgGCGGGttagtagcac is a genomic window of Macadamia integrifolia cultivar HAES 741 chromosome 13, SCU_Mint_v3, whole genome shotgun sequence containing:
- the LOC122059657 gene encoding 3-ketoacyl-CoA thiolase 2, peroxisomal-like is translated as MDKAIHRQKVLLNHLRPSSSSQSSESALSASVCLAGDSAAYQRNAAFGDDIVIVAAYRTPLCKSKKGGFKDTPADDLLAVVLRAVIEKTNLNPSEVGDIIVGTVLAPGSLRAIECRMAAFYAGFPDTVPIRTVNRQCSSGLQAIADVAAAIKSGFYDIGIGAGVESMTTNSMAWEGAVNPRAELFAKARDCLLPMGMTSEIVSERYGITRQEQDQAAVDSHRKAAAATAAGKFKDEIIPVATKIVDPKTGEEKAVTISVDDGIRPDTTLAVLSKIKPAFKKDGYTTGGNASQVTDGAGAVLLMKRSLAMQKGLPILGVFRSFSAVGVDPAVMGIGPAVAIPAAVKSAGLEIDDIDLYEINEAFASQYVYSCKKLQLDPEKVNVNGGAMAIGHPLGATGARCVGTLLHEMKRQGKDCRFGVVSMCIGTGMGAAAVFERGDGVDGLSNVRKVLTQNFLSRDAR